In Spinacia oleracea cultivar Varoflay chromosome 5, BTI_SOV_V1, whole genome shotgun sequence, a single window of DNA contains:
- the LOC130461482 gene encoding uncharacterized protein — translation MLSIFTILDAFLIKSSYIISVKLLWRGEECWTEFLNLLNVAEAAATAASSPHFPLNTTDFIVRRTGILRPAVSEKILDVMHQNAQNCLASCPIQAVNEVAARELIPNLSTPLNRAFFMPKAVNVNPHHYLKALFLASEHLAKRLSSTGFPGKEIALHKKVVTSLSEVGGYFSFCL, via the exons ATGTTGTCcatatttactattttggatgCTTTTCTCATTAAGTCATCATATATTATATCAGTGAAGCTTCTATGGAGGGGTGAAGAATGCTGGACTGAGTTTTTGAATCTTCTAAATGTTGCAGAAGCTGCTGCCACGGCAGCTTCTAGTCCTCACTTTCCACTCAACACTACTGATTTCATTGTTCGAAGAAC GGGCATATTGAGACCAGCTGTTAGTGAAAAGATTTTGGATGTCATGCATCAA AATGCTCAAAATTGTCTAGCAAGTTGTCCAATACAGGCCGTTAATGAAGTTGCTGCAAGAGAGCTTATACCAAATTTATCTACGCCTTTGAACAGAGCCTTCTTTATGCCTAAAGCTGTGAATGTTAATCCCCACCACTATCTTAAG GCACTTTTTCTTGCAAGTGAACATTTGGCCAAGAGGTTGTCATCAACAGGTTTCCCTGGCAAGGAAATAGCTTTGCACAAGAAAGTTGTCACTTCACTAAGTGAAGTGGGAGGTTATTTCTCATTCTGTCTTTAA